CGCGACCAGGGTGCGGACCGCCGCCGCGCCGGGCAACGGGTCGGCGCCGACGGCCAGCAGCAGATCCTCCGGATTCCATGCCGACGCGGTCGCGGTCTGTTCGAAGTCCGCCGATCCGGTCATCCTCAGCCACCACAGGTGCGCGCCGGCATCCGCCGCTGCGCCCGCGGCGCCGCGGCGACGGGCCCGCTCGCCGCGCAGCGCGGCGATGGTCCACGTGCGGTCCCATGGCGTCGCGTGTGCCAGTTCGCCAGGAGGAGGCGCCGGCGCGGTGTCGGCCAGCCAGTCCAGCAGGTCGTCGTCGACGACGGTGCCGTCGGCGTCGCGCAGCAGGACAGCCCCCAACGTCAGCCGGGCATCGGTCCCGATGCGGTCGCGCATCTCGATGTGCCGCAGGCGTGGTACGACGTCGTCGATCAGCGCGGTCCGGATGCGACCGTCCTCGACGCCGGCGCGTACCAGCAGGTCGGCCACCTGCAGCAATCGCTGCGGGCCGCGCCCGGGGTCCAGTGCCCGGCCGATCGCCGTGCGCAGCGGCGGAGGGATTGGTTTCCCGTGAAACATCCTCGGGCCCAACGGTATTGGGCTGTTTTCCGACAACCACTCGTCGTCGGTGACGGCGCGGCACAGGTAGGTGGTGTCGGCGAACACCGCGCCGGGCCCGGTGGGCAGTTCCTGCACGGCGCGCCACGCGTCGGCGGTGGTGGTCCCGACCGCGGCCGACAGCACGCTGGAGATGGTGCGCGCGGCCGCCGATCCCACCGCGACCCCGGGCGGCGAGTGCGCCGCGATGACCTCGTGCGCCTCCTCCTCGGCGTCGGCGAACTCCGTGCGACCCGCCACGGCCATGGCCATCGGCCATGCCGGATGCAGGCCCACGTCGCGGACCTGTTCGGCCACCGCGTCGATGTCGTCGAGCAGGCGCCGCGCCGAATCCGGGTCCAGCAGCGCCACCTGCGCCATCGCCGACCACGGCGTCACGTCGATGCTGTACCCATTCGCGGTGCGGTGCGGTTCGCCCCCGAGTTCGCCCAGTGACACCGTCTCGGTCTCGCTGATCGCCACCAGCCCAGCCGGCACCGCCGACAGGTCCTCGATGGGGACCGCGCTGATCACCTGCCCGCTGTGCACATTGAGCTGATCGGCCCGGTCGAACGTCGAAAAGCTCAGCTGCGCAGCGGTTCCCGGCGACATCAGGAAGCTCAACAGACCGATCCACTGGGCAGCGGTGTCAGGTGATTCCACGCCGAGCACCACCGGGGCACCGCCGTCGAGCGCGGCCGCCACCGCGTCGAGCAGCCCGAACAACGTCGCCAACCGCCACGTGGTGGTGTCCAGCGCGAATGCCACCACGCTGTCCTTCGTCACCGCGTCACCGGGATCCGGGCGGGAATCGGCCAGAGCGGCGCGGGACACGGCGGTCGCACCGTACGGACACAGCCAGTGCGGCGAGCGCCACCACTGGATCGCGCGGTACCGCGGCGCGACGTCGGGCGTGCGATCCAGCAGCACATGCGCGAACACGTTGCCCGGCCGCCCGGTGCTGTCCGCACCCGCGGGCACGGTGTGCCACAACGCCGCGCAGGTCTGGCCGACACGGCTGTAGGCCAGACGGCGCGGGGCCGCCTCCAACTGCTCGGGCGTCGGGTAGTCGGGGATCGGCTCGACAGACCTGAACACGGTTCGCACACCGGCCAGCATCAGCTGGGTCTCCTCCGGTGTCAGCGCATCGCTGGTTTCCTTGACCTGCCAGCCGCCCACCGTGCCGACCGCATCGAACGATGTGTAGGTCAGCTGACCGAACCGCGACGTCATAGCGTGGCCGCGGTGAGTCGCAGGGTCTCGACCGGCGGATCCAGCAGCGCGATGACCCGCAGTTGTGCCGGCGATCCGATGTTGACGAACAACCGGATCCAGCCCTGCAGTCCGCTGACGTTGGCCGCCCACAGTTCGCCGTTGCCCGAGGTGGTCAGGGCCGACCAGCGCAGCTCCTTGCTGGGGACGTCGGCCAGCTGTCCGTGCTCGTTGAGCGGTGCGACGTCGACGGGGTGGCCGTCGCGCACGCTGAGCGGAAGCCGCTGCGGATTGTTGACGAGTACGAACCCCGGCGATCCAGGGACATTGTGCTCGGCGCGCAGCGCGACCGTCGCGGTGGTGGGAAAACCATTGGGGTCACGGCCGATTCGCACCGCATACTGCAGGCGCAGCAGGCCGCGGTATTCGATGCTGGAGAACGCCCCGACCACGCGGCGGCCACCCGCGAACGCCACGGGAGCCAGGTGCAGTGAGCATCCGCCGACCGGCAGCTGACCGGTGAGGTGCATGCCACCGTAGCGTTCGTACTCCTCGAGCGAGATCTCGAACGACTTGCCGTTCAGGCCGGACCGCGGATCGTGCCCCTTGGGGGCGAGATACACGATGACGCCTGCCGCGCCGTCGGGCCAGTCGAAGGTGAGCACCTGCTTGTTGCAGTACTCGGCGAGTTCGATGTCGCGGATCGTGCCCGTCCGCACCGAGGACAGCGTCCGGCCGAGCATCGCCCGCTCACCCATCAGCGTCACCGGCGTGAAGTATGCGCGGCTCCACTCCGACGGCCATGTCACACCGGTCAGGCGCGCGCGGCGCCGCCCGTCCGGACCGGGCTCCTCGGCGACGTTCTGGGTCACCCGCAACTCCGGCGTCAACCCGACCTGCTCGAGGGCGCCCTGCGGCAGCTCGATGGCCTCCGCGCCCGCGCTCGGGCCGTTCTGGCTGCGGTAGATCGCGACCTGACCACCCGCCGGTGGGGTCCACGACAGGTCACACGAGGCGCCGTCGGCCGCCGTCTCCACCACCAGGTCGGTCACGGGCATGAGTGCCGCCGCCAGTTCGACGTCGGCCTCGGCCGCCTCGGAGAGCCGCACGACCCCGTCGATGTTGACCGCACAACGGGCCCGGTAGCGGTAACGCTGACCGCGGACCGGCTCGGTGTCGACGAATCCGGCGAGGTTCTCGCTGGCCGTCAGGATCCGGTACTGCGCCTCGTCTCGCTCGATCTCGTCGATCGGGATGCGGAAGACGTGCACGGCAGTCACCCCGGGTGGTGCGGTCCACTGCCCGATGACCCAGCCGGCGTCCTCGCGGATCTCGAACCCGGTCACCGGCCGCACCAGCACCGCCGTCGCATACAGCACCGGTTGGGCCCTGCGCGCCGCGGCCTCGGTGGCGCCGACGTTGACCCACACCTGGTAGTGGCGCACCGGGCTGACCTGTTGGCGCTCGTCGGTGGCCCTGCGTTCGTCGGTCAGCGCCACCAGATGCGCCGGGTCCGGGGAGTACGGCGCCTGGTCGTCGGAGCTGACGACGCGGTACATCACCGCGGCTGCGTCCTGGCCCTCCCCGGCCTCGTATGCTGGCCAGCTCAGCTCCACCCCGCCGCCATCGGTGCGGCGCACCAAGATGTCGTGCAGCGCGACCTGCTGGCTGCTGAACTGAAACGGCGCGAAACCGGTTGTCGGAATCGGGATCTCCGTCGTCGTGACGGCAGGTGGCTCCGGTTCGAACTCGGGACTGCGGTGCTTGCCCGCGTTCGGCTCGGGCTCGGGGGCCGGTGGCGCTCCGGGGGCCGGCGGGACCGGTGGGTCCGGCGGTGGTTCGAGTTCAGCCAGGATGCGCGCCATCTCCTCGGCGTGCTCGGCGACCGACCCCGGAAGCATGGCGCGGATCTGCTCGACGTCGGTGCGTCCGGACCGCAGCACGAGACGCAGATGTGCCTCTTTGAAGCTGCGGGGCGCCACCGCGCCGGAATCCACGAGCTGCTGGCGCCAGGCCAGCAGCGGTGCGAGGCGGGGATCGGCGTCGTGATCGTCGGAGGGGTGCAGGTCAGACACCACTTCCCCCTGTTCCCCCGTCACATGCCGCCCGAGCCGGTGTCGTGGACGGCATGCGGCGCCAGGTGCAGTACTGCGCCAACGCCCCTCCAGTAAACCCGACGTCACAATCGGCAGCCTCGAGATTAGCCCCAGCGGGGCCAACCGGGTCGTGCCACCGCGCAAGTTCGCCAGGCGAACCGCTGGGGCGGCTCAGTGGCCGATCACACGGCCTAGCCTGGAAGACGTGACGGTCGGCAGGTGGTTGCAGTGGGCGTGACGTCACTCATGCCCGCAGCGTTCGTCGGCCACGGCAGCCCGATGAACGCCATCGAATCCAACCGCTACACCGACGCGTGGAAGCGGTTCGGGCAGGCCGTGCCACGGCCCCGCGCAATCCTGGTGGTCAGCGCGCACTGGTACATCAATGCGACCGCCGTCACCGCGATGCCCCAGCCGCGCACCATCCACGACTTCTACGGGTTTCCGCGTGAGCTGTTCGGCGTCGAGTATCCGGCTCCGGGCCTGCCCGAGTTGGCCGAGGAGATCAGCGACCTCGTGCATCCCACGTGGGTGGGTGCCGACGTCGACAGTTGGGGCATCGACCACGGCACCTGGTCGGTGCTGGTCCACGCGTTCCCCGACGCGTCGATCCCCGTCGTCCAGTTGGCGATCAACGCCAACGAACCGGCCGAGTACCACCTGCAACTCGGGGCCAAGCTCGCCGGACTGCGAGAACGCGGCGTGCTCGTGGTCGCCAGCGGCAACATCGTCCACAACCTGCGCGGCATGGACCCGCGGCTGTCGGACTCCGGGTACGACTGGGCGCAACGCTTCGACGAGGCCGCCGCGGCGCAACTGCACGACTCCCCCGGCGACGTCGCCACCCTCGACGCGCACCGCGACTACGCGCTCGCCGTCCCCACCCCCGACCACTTCATCCCGTTCCTGTACTTCGCCGGGATCGCCTCGGCCAGTACGGGTTCCGTCGACACGCTCGTCAGCGGGTACACCTACGGCTCGTTGTCGATGAGCGCATATACGCTCGGGCTGTCCGCGTAGGTCACGGGCTCCAGCACGATCAGCGGAAAGCTACGGGTGGTGTGGGTCTGGTATTCGACGAGGTCCGGCCAGTATTCGACAGCTTTCGCGTGCAGGCGGTCCCACTCCGGACCCTCGCGCAGCACTGTCGGTTTGGCCGTCAACGTCTGCGCCCCCACCTCGATCACCACTTCTTCCACGGCCGCGACGTTGGCCACCCACGCCGGCTCGCTCTGCGCGCCGCCGTTGGAGCCGACGATGACGTATCTGTCGCCGTCGGCGACATAGATCAGGGGCGTGACGTAGGGACGGCCGGTGCGCCGTCCGGTGTGGCGGAGCAAGAGGAGATGAACGCCCTTGAAGTGCCCGCCCATTGCGTTGGCGACCACCCCGGCGTTCGCCCTGAATTCCTCCACGACCTGATCGTTGACCTCGGTCATTGCTGTTTTACCTCCGCATCTTCTGTCTGCGTTGCTCACGACAGAACGGAACCGCTTCGTTCCGACGGGGTCGACTGTACTCGACCGTCGGAACCAATGAGTATCGACGTAGGTAGACTGAGCCCGATGCATGCTCGTCAGCCCGCCGGAGCCGCCGTGCTGCGGCAAGAGAAGACTGAGGCGATCATTCGCGCGTTCTTCACCGAGCTGGGGAACCGCGGATACGAAGGTCTGACCATGGATCGCGTGGCCGAGCGTGCGGGGGTCGGAAAGGCGGCGTTGTACCGCCGATGGCGGTCCAAGCAGGAGATGCTCTGCGACCTGGTCGGGCGTTATGCCACCCAGGCCGTCCTGCCGCCCGATACCGGCACCCTGGCCGGCGATCTGCTGGCCGTCGCCGACGACGCCATCGCGGCCTTGGGCAACCCGCTCGTCCGCAACGTGATCCGCGCCCTGGTGTCCGAACGGCGTCGGTCACCCGATTTGGACACGGTCATCACAGAAGGGTTCATCAAGCCCCGCCGCGCGGCCGGTGCCCAGATGCTCCGTCGCGCGGTCGAACGCGGCGAGATCGCTCCCGACGCGGATTTCAGCCTGGTCCAGGACCTTTTCGGTGGCCCCCTCTACTTTCGCGGTGTGATCCTCGACGAGGAATTCCCGCCCGACTTCGCGCGTCGCCTCACCGAGTCGGTGCTACGCGCTCTCGGGTGCGATCCCTGATGATGATGCGGTGTCGACTGCCACGCTGATCGACAGAGTTCGCCGCGAGCTGGCGGCTGCCGGTGACCCGAAGCGGGCGCCGGCCATGCAGCGGTACATGAAGTCGGACATGCCCTATCACGGCGTGCCGATGCCCGAGGTCCGGCGCATCTGCCGGGTGATCTTCGCCCAGCACCCGCTCGATTCGGCGTCGACCCTCGAGGCGGCGGTCTCGCAGTTGTTTCTCGAGGCGTCGCACCGCGAAGAACGTTACGCGGCAATCCAGCTCGCCGAACACCGTCTTTACCGCCCATACCAGACCGCCGACCGGATCCCCTTGTACCGCAACCTGATCGTCGCCGGGGCCTGGTGGGACACCGTCGACGAGATCGCGGGCAACCTCGTCGGCCCGATCCTCGCCGCGCACCCGTCCGAAGTGCGCCTCACCGTAGTCGGATGGGCGACCGACGAGGATCTGTGGCTTCGCAGAACGGCGATCATCGCGCAACTCGGCGCCAAGGAGCAGACGGATCTCGCACTGCTGACGTATGCGATCGAAGCGAACATCGGCGACACCGACTTCTTCATCCGCAAGGCGATCGGGTGGGCGCTGCGCCAGTACGCGCGCGTCGACCCGGACTGGGTGCGGGACTTCGTCGCAGACCACGAAACCCAGTTGAGCGGCCTCTCGAGACGCGAGGCACTCAAACGGATCGGGTCGTGAACTGGCCCACGAGCAGTCGCAGACGCTCGGTTTCGTGGTCGGGCCGTAGCCGCCCGGTTCGGCTGAGCGTCACCAGGCCGTGCAGCGCGGCCCACAGCACCTCGGTGAGCGTATCGGCGTCTTCGTTTCGGCCCACGGCGTCACGCAACTGCGCGAAGGCCTCGGTGAGCGGTGACGGGGTGTCGTCGGCGGCGAAGCGCAGGTTCGTCGTGCGCGCGAACATCGCGTCGTAGACGGCGGGGTTGGCGCGCGCGAAATCGAGATAGGCCTGCGCGATTTGGGTCACTACGTGGTCCGGGTGATCGTCGCCGCTGCGGGCCTGTCGCATCGCTTCGGCGAGCTCGCCGAAGCCGTCGAGGGCCACCGCGTCGGCGAGTTCCTCCATACCGGCGAAGTGCTTGTACAGCACAGGCTGACTGTACTCGATCTCGGCGGACAGCCGTCGCGTCGTCACGGCCTGCCAACCTTCCGCCTCGGCCAGTCGTCGAGCCGTGGACATGATCAGATCCCGGCGGGCAGCACGCTCGCGCTCCCGACGATCTTCGATGGCCATGGCTCGATGGTAGCAGCGCTATTTGCGCTAGCACTGCTATTGACGTGCCGTGGGCCTGGGGTTAGCGTTGCTAGCATGAACGCTGACCTGCTCATCCAGACCGCCGCCGTGATCGCGGTGCTCGGCACCGCGGTGGTGTACGGCACCGACGTCTTCTGCGCGGCCGTGCTGCGCCCGGCGCTGGCGTCGGTCGACGACGGCGCCTTGGTGAGTGTGATGGGGCACGTGCACCGGTTCGGGGATCGCCGCATGCCCGTGCCCGGGGTGATCGGGATCGTGGCCTCGGCGGCGTGCGTCGCGCTGGCGGGGGTGGCCGCGCACTGGGCCCAGGTGTTCGCGGCCGTCGTCGCGCTGGCGCTGCTCCTGGCCTGGCTGGCGCTCTACCTGCGGGTGAGCGCGCCCGTCAACCGGCAACTCACCGCCGCCGCCGACGCGGGCCGGTCCTTGGTAAACGGCCGTGCGCTGCAGGGGAAGTGGGATCACGTCATCGGCGTCCGCGCGGTATTGCAGGGCGCGGCCGTGGCGGCGCTGTGTGTGGTCCTGGCGGTCTGAGATGTTCCAGCTCAGGATCTACACGCTCCGCTCCCCCGAGGCGCTGCATCAATACGCGACCGTGCACTGGGCGCGCCACGTCGACACGTTCGCCACGTTCGGGATCACCACACACGGCGTGTGGACCGAGCGGGACGCGAACCGCCTGGTCGCCCTGATCCACTACCCCACCGACCCCGACGAGCTGACCCACCGCGTCATGTCCAGCCGCGAATTCGACTCTGACATGGACGGTTTCGACGTCACCGAGATTCTCGACGTCCAGGCCATCCCGCTCGACCCGACCGCCTTCTCCCCCATCCACTGACAGGAACTCCCATGACCACTGCCGCCTACATACTGTCCGGGCTCATCGCCGCAGCCATCATCGTCATCGGCGCGCGGTTCCTCGTCGCGCCACGAGTCGCGGCGGCCGGCTACGGCGTGGTGCCCGATCTCGCGCAGCGGTCCACTGGCGCCTATCTGGGTGTCAAAGGTGTCCGCGATATCGCCTCTGGTCTGATCGTCATCGTGCTGATGGTCGCCGGGGCGACCCATCTGCTCGGCTGGGTGCTGTTGGCCGCCACGGTCATTCCGCTCGCCGACACCGCCATCGTGCTCACCAACGGCGGCTCGAAGGCCACCGCGTGGGGTGTGCACTTCGCCACGGCTGCGGTCATGGTGGTGACGGCGGTGCTGTTGCTCGCCGCCTGAGCCCGCGACCAAAGGCCGGCTGACACGGCTCAGCGCTGAACTATGTCAGTCTCGCCGGACGAACAACGCTGGCTATTTGCGTCTTCAGGGCGTGCCGGAATCCGCATCGCCAGAAGCCGCGAACTCAGTGACTTACCGTGGCTGTCGAGCGCCAGCGAGGTGGTGACACCGCCGCCCAGAGCGTGGGTGCAGACGAACTGCAAACCGCATACCAACGGAACGTCGAAGCGCTCGACGTCGCCGTTGATGTAGTCGGCCAGATGATGCTTGACCGCCTCGGCCGTCACATAGGTGCGCAACCACTCGTAATCCCGGTCGTCGAGGGGAAACACCGACAGAATGGCGGTGTCACCCTTGTCGCCGGCGCGGGCGTGTGCGAGTTCGCGCAGGAACACGGTGTTCACTTCGCCTCCAGAATCTCGGTGTGCGATGTCACCGCGGTTCGATCGATGAATGTCGAGAGAATGCCGATGACCTCGGTGACCGTTGTCCGTACACCGCCGCCTCCGGCGGGCCCGTTCAGGTAGAGCGCTTCGACCTCGCGGGTGATATCACGGGCGTGGTCGACTGTGTCGGTCATTGCAGCGACCCGGAGCCGGCACTCTCCGTCGGGCGTTGAGTTCGGAGTGTCGAGGGTACCGATGAGATCGATCCGTGGTTCGACTCCGCGCCGTCGAATACGTTGTGCGGCAATCTCCCCCGCCAGCCGGGCACGGTCGACACACCCGAGGCCGGCATAGGAGATTTCGCCTTCGCTGCGGAAGCCGGCGCGATAGCCGACACTGACCTTGAGTTCGTCAGGTCGTCGTCGCCCGACCGCGCCGCTGACATGGACGCGATCAGGCGCCACCTCGCGCAGCGTCACCCCGTATACGTCGAGCGTCACGTCGGGTGTCTTATAGGCGCCGGGATCTCCCAGTTCGTAGAGCAACTGTTCGCGCACGGTCCGTCGGTCGATCATCCCCCCGGTGCCGTTGACCTTTCCGATGGTCATGGAACCGTCGTGGCGGATATCGGCGAACGGCAGACCCAGCGACTCGAGTCCGGGGACGGTCTTGTACCCCGGATCGGCGAAATAACCGCCGGTGACCTGCGCGCCGCATTCGAGAAGGTGCCCGGCAAGTGTCGCCGCGGCAATCAACGACTCATCTGCGAGATCCCAGCCCAACCGGTCCACCAAGGCCGCGACGAACAGTGACGGGTCGGCGACCCGGCCGGTGATGATCACGTCCGCACCGGCTCTGAGGCCCGGCAGCAACGCATCGGCGCCGAGATAGGCGTTGGCAGAAATGATCTCGCCATGGGACGACAATGGCTTACCGTCTTCGAGTGCAGGTGCCTCCCGGTCGATGAGGTCAAGCACATCGTCACCGGTGACGACGGCCACGCGGCATTCGAGACCATTTTCCTCGGCCACCCGTACCGCCAACCGACCCGCAGCGACGGGATTGGCGGCACCCAGATTGCTCAGGATCCGTACTCCCCTGGGAATGGCCACCGGAAGTAACGCTCTGAACCGCTCCGCGGCGTAGAGGTCGTAGCCCAAAGACGAGTCGGCGTGTCGGCGACCCTGTGCCAGGGCGATGGTGCGCTCGGCCAGGCATTCGAGAACCAGGTCGTCGAGTGCGCCGTCGCGCACCAGCTCGACCGCGGCGTCGATTCGGTCGCCGGCGAACCCTGCACCCGACCCGATCCGTGTTTCGTTCCGCACTGCGCTCACCTTCTCGTCTCACACACTGAGGGCTCCGGTGGCCAGCGCCGCGACAGTCATGATCAGGGTGGTGCCGAAAGCCCATAAGAAGATATGGCGTTGGTGCTTACCGAGTTCGACCTGTGCCATCCCCACGAGAATGAAGGTGGAAGCAGTCAGCGGGCTCAGCGGGAATCCCGTCGTCATCTGTCCCAGGATGGCGGCTCGGCCGATCTCGGCGGGATCTCCACCGAAAGCGGCGGTGGTCTCGGCGAGCACCGGCAACACACCGAAGTAGAAGGCGTCCGGGGTGAACACCAGGCTCAGCGGCATGGCGACCACCGCGGTGATCAACGGCAGCAGACCCGCTGCACTGTTGGGGACCACACCGACCATTGCCTCGGCCATCGCCGTGATCATCCCGGTGCCGGACAGGATCCCAGTGAGTACACCGGCCGCAAAGATCATCGAAACAACCAGAACCACGTTCCCGCCGTGCTTTTCAAAGAGTTCGCGCTGCTGATCCCAGTTCGGGATGTTCACCGCGACCGCCAGGGCGAACGCGACCATAAACGCCACCTCGAGCGGCAGCAGCTGGAAAAACAGTACGACGATCAGTGCGATGGTCAATCCGACGTTGAAAATCTGCTTGGCTTGGTCAGTCACTCGCTGTCGCCTCGAAAGTGCGTTCCGGTGAACAGCGCCTGGCCCACCAGTGCCGTGCCCGGGGTGCGTGAGCACGTCGGGAGGTGCCGACCCGTCGACCTCACAGCTGCCGATCTTCGACCGCTCTCGACGGCCGATCAGATAGGCAGCCAACAAAACCCAGAGGATCCCGACGCCCATCGCCGGTAGCAATGGCAGGAACAGATCGGCGTTCGACAGATCCAGTGCCGCCATGGCGCGGACCGTAGGGCCGCCCCACGGGATCATGTTCATCACTCCGGCCGCCAGCGCGACGATGCCGGTGAGCACCAGGGGCCGCATTCCAATGCGTTTGTAGATCGGCAGAAATGCCGACACTGTGATCAGGAATGTCGAGGCGCCGTCGCCGTCGAGAGCCACGAGCAGTGTCACCACCGCGGTGCCGACTGCGATCTTCATCGGGTCGCCGCCCGCCCACGCCACTACGCGTCGGATCACGGGATCGAACAAGCCGAGATCCACCATCAGGCTGAAGTACAGGACGGCGAACGCAATCATCACGGCGACCGGAGCCACTTTGAGCACGCCGTCTCCGATGAAACCGCCCAGTTGCGGCCCGTGCCCACCGATCAGGGCGAAAGTGATGGGCACCAGGACCAGACAAACCAGCACCGACGCCCGCGTCCACAACGTCAGAGCAAGGAACGCCCCCACCGTGAGGAATCCGAGTGTTGCGGTCATCGCTGCTCCTGTAGCCCTGATCACATGACGCCCCCGAGTATGAAACCGATTACCTACTCGCGTCCAACATAGATCCGGCATAGATTTATGATTTGTGCGCATAGAAGCGACCTTGGCCCAGCTGCAGTGTGTGGTGGCAGTGTCCGATGCACGGAGTTTCAGCAAGGCGGCCCGATTACTGATGCTGGCGCAGTCTTCGTTGAGCAGAACGGTCGCGCAGGTCGAGCGAATGTACGGGGTGAAGCTGTTCGAGCGCACCACCCGAGCGCTCGAACTCACCGACGAGGGTGAGCAGTTCGTGCAGATGGCACAGCGGATTCTGCATACCTATCAGCAGGAGACTGAGGACTTCGAGGGTTACCTCGCGGGCACCAAAGGGGTTCTGCGGCTCGCTGCACTGCCCTCGTTAGCGGTGTCACTCCTGCCGCCCATGATCACCCGTTTCCGCGACCGATATCCCGACATCCTGGTCGAGGTGGAAGATGTACTCGCCGGGCAGATCACTGACTACGTACGGAGCGGGGTGGTCGATCTGGCGGTCACTGCCGCCCCCACCCCGTCCTTGCAGGCGGTGATGACGAGTGCCGGCATCCGATTCGAGGCGATCGCGGTGGACCACTTCTATTGCGTTCTACCGCATGGACATCGGCTACTCGACCAGCCGACAATCGACTGGTCGGACCTGGCCGGAGAGGCGTTCATCGCCTTCGAGGAGTCGAGTTCGGTCCGCGTGATCGTCGACGAGGTCCTGCTTGCCCATGGCGTGGTGCCCGCGCGCTTGGTGAGTGCGCGAAACGTCGCGTCCATCGCTGGAATGTGCGCGGCTGGACTCGGTGTTTCCGCGGCACCGGGCTTCGTCCTGCCACTGATGGCGATTCCGGGGGTGGTGACACGTCCGATCGGGACGATGCCGGTGGCTCGACGGATCGGAGTGCTACGCAGCACCCGACGCTCACCTTCTCCGCCGGCCCGCCAATTCCTGGAGATCATCAACAGCGCCTCCGAAGTCATCGCGCTCCCGGATGGCGCGTACTGGACGAAGGCGGTTTGATCCGGCGGGCGCGGTGACTGCGCGAGGCCGAGGCGCGCCACCGGGGAAGATGTGTAGTCCTTTGTCCCACAACAAAATCGCACCACCAGTACCTTTGGTGAAGCAGGTTCCCGGCGCACGACATGTGTCGACTCTGATTATCTGGTGCCGTAGACCACCTGACATGTCGCCGGAACGGCATAGCCGTTACCTATCGGGGATCGGTACGGCTCCAGAAGTTGACGCACGGTCGACTGGTTGCGGGTCACGGTTCGTTGGTTGAGGTCGGCGAGCGCGCCGCTCCATATCGACCAGGCCAGTTCCCAGATGGCGTCGAAGTCCGGGCGGTGGACGGTCCAGTGAATCGTGTCGACGGCAACCTCGGCCGCGACGTGCGCGACGATGGCGCGGTGGGACAGCGCCAGCAAGGGATGGTCCTCACCTCGCGCCCAGACGGCGGGGGCGAAGCGCCCGCCGGGCTTGAGGACGCGGACCATCTCACGCGTGGTCGCCGCCGGGTCGCCCAACAGCAGCGCACTCATCCGGGACATCACGGCATCAGCGGTGCCGTCGGCAAGTGCAAGGTCATCCATCGACGCGGTGATGAACGTCGTTCTGTCAGCGACGTTCAGCTCATGAGCGTGTTGCAGGCTCCCCACACCGCAGCCCAGGTCGACGACGCTCGGCTGCAACCCCACATCGTCTCCGAGGGCTGACAATCGCGCCGGTGCACGCATCGAGTAACAGCAGGCACCACTCGCACTCTTCGACGGTTTCCAATCCAGGCTGATCGCTGTCGTACTCTGTTGCAGCAATTCCCGATTGAATGGCGACGCTCGTGTTGACGTTCGGCCGGCGAGCTCAACCCACCAACCACAGAGGCCGCGAACTCTGCTGAGTCCGCGGCCTCTGGCTGCTGTGTGTGGTTCATTTAGGCTGGTCAGACCAGGTTATCAGTCGGGTCGTCCAGAGAGTTTCCCGGAATTCTCCAGAGAGTTTTCGACCTGATCGTGCTGGTCCTAGTGCCCGTGTGGGAGGCCGCTCAGGAGCCGGTGAGGGCCTGGCGGTCCTGCGCTCTGCACTGCTCGGGGTCGCTCACGGATGGGGCGCCGAGGGACGTGTGGCGCGATTTACCTGTGATGGGGATTTTCTGCCAGAGAGTTTC
This genomic window from Mycolicibacterium goodii contains:
- a CDS encoding CitMHS family transporter, which codes for MRTNHKSMPDLCWTRVGNRFHTRGRHVIRATGAAMTATLGFLTVGAFLALTLWTRASVLVCLVLVPITFALIGGHGPQLGGFIGDGVLKVAPVAVMIAFAVLYFSLMVDLGLFDPVIRRVVAWAGGDPMKIAVGTAVVTLLVALDGDGASTFLITVSAFLPIYKRIGMRPLVLTGIVALAAGVMNMIPWGGPTVRAMAALDLSNADLFLPLLPAMGVGILWVLLAAYLIGRRERSKIGSCEVDGSAPPDVLTHPGHGTGGPGAVHRNALSRRQRVTDQAKQIFNVGLTIALIVVLFFQLLPLEVAFMVAFALAVAVNIPNWDQQRELFEKHGGNVVLVVSMIFAAGVLTGILSGTGMITAMAEAMVGVVPNSAAGLLPLITAVVAMPLSLVFTPDAFYFGVLPVLAETTAAFGGDPAEIGRAAILGQMTTGFPLSPLTASTFILVGMAQVELGKHQRHIFLWAFGTTLIMTVAALATGALSV
- a CDS encoding LysR family transcriptional regulator, with product MSDARSFSKAARLLMLAQSSLSRTVAQVERMYGVKLFERTTRALELTDEGEQFVQMAQRILHTYQQETEDFEGYLAGTKGVLRLAALPSLAVSLLPPMITRFRDRYPDILVEVEDVLAGQITDYVRSGVVDLAVTAAPTPSLQAVMTSAGIRFEAIAVDHFYCVLPHGHRLLDQPTIDWSDLAGEAFIAFEESSSVRVIVDEVLLAHGVVPARLVSARNVASIAGMCAAGLGVSAAPGFVLPLMAIPGVVTRPIGTMPVARRIGVLRSTRRSPSPPARQFLEIINSASEVIALPDGAYWTKAV
- a CDS encoding class I SAM-dependent methyltransferase, producing the protein MGLQPSVVDLGCGVGSLQHAHELNVADRTTFITASMDDLALADGTADAVMSRMSALLLGDPAATTREMVRVLKPGGRFAPAVWARGEDHPLLALSHRAIVAHVAAEVAVDTIHWTVHRPDFDAIWELAWSIWSGALADLNQRTVTRNQSTVRQLLEPYRSPIGNGYAVPATCQVVYGTR
- a CDS encoding acyclic terpene utilization AtuA family protein; the protein is MRNETRIGSGAGFAGDRIDAAVELVRDGALDDLVLECLAERTIALAQGRRHADSSLGYDLYAAERFRALLPVAIPRGVRILSNLGAANPVAAGRLAVRVAEENGLECRVAVVTGDDVLDLIDREAPALEDGKPLSSHGEIISANAYLGADALLPGLRAGADVIITGRVADPSLFVAALVDRLGWDLADESLIAAATLAGHLLECGAQVTGGYFADPGYKTVPGLESLGLPFADIRHDGSMTIGKVNGTGGMIDRRTVREQLLYELGDPGAYKTPDVTLDVYGVTLREVAPDRVHVSGAVGRRRPDELKVSVGYRAGFRSEGEISYAGLGCVDRARLAGEIAAQRIRRRGVEPRIDLIGTLDTPNSTPDGECRLRVAAMTDTVDHARDITREVEALYLNGPAGGGGVRTTVTEVIGILSTFIDRTAVTSHTEILEAK